A genomic window from Actinomycetes bacterium includes:
- a CDS encoding head maturation protease, ClpP-related encodes MPFGPDCEFADQDECERANSDRDDPAAYCAALRRRTEEHCMGNRIPAAVVPGIVMGLGLDEGRPRLRLARPVAQQARPWYRITANATEDDGEDRDEPTTDGDTTIIDIYDEIGWFGVTAAEFVKDLRAVTTPKIELHINSPGGDVFDAIAIYNGLRQHKAQVHVVVDSLAASAASFIAMAGDRVTAMANAMLMIHDPLGLVVGNATDMREMGDLLDKHGDNIASIYAARAGGEVATWRERMLAETWYLADEAYKAGLVDEVSEDDGRPVEDRWDLSVFARPAPAVSEPAPDGPAPPPAAVAPAPPAPAPAETTRVEDAPPAPAPAPTRTASNGDSRRSYLGETAPWYLPRPHREEPAR; translated from the coding sequence GTGCCCTTCGGCCCTGACTGCGAGTTCGCCGACCAGGACGAGTGCGAGCGCGCCAACTCAGACCGGGACGACCCGGCTGCCTACTGCGCCGCGCTGCGGCGACGGACGGAGGAGCACTGCATGGGCAACCGCATCCCGGCGGCCGTCGTGCCGGGGATCGTCATGGGCCTGGGCCTCGACGAAGGCCGGCCACGGCTGCGGCTGGCCCGCCCGGTCGCCCAGCAGGCCCGACCCTGGTACCGGATCACCGCCAACGCCACCGAGGACGACGGCGAGGACCGGGACGAGCCCACAACCGACGGCGACACCACCATCATCGACATCTACGACGAGATTGGGTGGTTCGGCGTCACCGCCGCAGAATTTGTGAAGGACCTGCGGGCCGTGACCACGCCGAAGATCGAGCTGCACATCAACTCCCCCGGCGGGGACGTGTTCGACGCGATCGCGATCTACAACGGCCTGCGCCAGCATAAGGCCCAGGTCCACGTGGTCGTCGACTCCCTCGCGGCGTCCGCCGCCAGCTTCATCGCCATGGCCGGCGACCGGGTCACCGCAATGGCCAACGCCATGCTGATGATCCACGACCCGCTCGGCCTGGTGGTCGGCAACGCCACCGACATGCGGGAGATGGGCGACCTGCTCGACAAGCACGGCGACAACATCGCGTCGATCTACGCCGCCCGCGCCGGCGGTGAGGTGGCTACGTGGCGGGAGCGGATGCTGGCCGAGACGTGGTACCTCGCCGACGAGGCGTACAAGGCCGGGCTGGTCGACGAGGTCAGCGAGGACGACGGGCGCCCGGTGGAGGACCGCTGGGACCTGAGCGTGTTCGCCCGCCCTGCCCCTGCCGTCAGTGAGCCCGCTCCGGATGGGCCGGCCCCGCCGCCGGCCGCTGTGGCCCCGGCACCACCCGCCCCTGCGCCTGCCGAGACCACGCGCGTGGAGGACGCGCCACCCGCCCCCGCCCCTGCCCCGACCCGTACCGCCAGCAACGGCGACAGCCGCCGCAGCTACCTGGGAGAGACCGCCCCCTGGTACCTCCCGCGCCCGCACAGAGAGGAACCCGCCAGATGA